From a single Lolium rigidum isolate FL_2022 chromosome 7, APGP_CSIRO_Lrig_0.1, whole genome shotgun sequence genomic region:
- the LOC124676751 gene encoding putative polyol transporter 1, with amino-acid sequence MEQSAEMEESRMASAALPEAVELRKKSNFKYACACAAFASMATIVLGYDVGVMSGASLYIQEDLRITDVKVQIMIGILSLYALVGSFAAARTSDWIGRRYTIVIAAATFFAGSLLMGFAVNYAMLMFGRFVTGIGVGYAIMVAPVYTAEVSPASARGLLTSFTEVFINFGILLGYVSNYAFARLPLHLSWRVMLGIGALPSALLALMVFGMPESPRWLVMKGRLAEARAVLEKTSDTPEEAVERLDQIKAAAGIPKDVDGDVVAVPKKDGSEVKRVWKELIFSPTPAMRRILVAALGIHFFQQATGSDSVVLYSPRVFKSAGITGDNHLLGMTCAVGVTKTLFILVATFQLDRAGRRPLLLASTAGMLVCLIGLGTGLTVVGQHPDTKVPWAIGLCILCILAYVAFFSIGLGPITSVYTSEVFPLRVRALGFAVGASCNRVTSATVSMSFLSLSKAITIGGSFFLYAGITVLGLIFFYTFIPETRGQPLEDIGKLFGMTDDTAEEAEGTATKDKVKVVEMS; translated from the exons ATGGAGCAGAGCGCAGAGATGGAGGAATCGAGGATGGCTTCTGCTGCGCTCCCGGAGGCAGTCGAGCTCAGGAAGAAGAGCAATTTCAAGTATGCCTGCGCCTGCGCCGCCTTCGCTTCCATGGCCACCATCGTCCTCGGCTATG ATGTTGGGGTGATGAGCGGGGCGTCGCTGTACATCCAGGAAGACCTGCGCATCACGGACGTGAAGGTGCAGATCATGATCGGCATCCTCAGCTTGTACGCGCTTGTCGGGTCCTTCGCCGCCGCCAGGACATCCGACTGGATCGGCCGCCGCTACACCATCGTGATCGCGGCCGCCACCTTCTTCGCCGGCTCCTTGCTCATGGGCTTCGCGGTCAACTACGCCATGCTCATGTTCGGCCGCTTCGTTACCGGCATCGGCGTGGGGTACGCGATCATGGTCGCGCCGGTGTACACGGCCGAGGTGTCCCCAGCGTCGGCGCGCGGCTTGCTCACCTCTTTCACGGAGGTGTTCATCAACTTCGGCATCCTCCTCGGCTACGTCTCCAACTACGCCTTCGCGCGCCTGCCGCTCCACCTCAGCTGGCGCGTCATGCTCGGCATCGGCGCGCTCCCGTCGGCCCTGCTCGCGCTCATGGTGTTCGGCATGCCGGAGTCGCCCCGCTGGCTCGTCATGAAAGGCCGCCTCGCGGAAGCCAGGGCCGTGCTCGAGAAGACCTCCGATACGCCAGAGGAGGCCGTGGAGCGCCTTGACCAAATCAAGGCCGCCGCCGGCATCCCCAAGGACGTTGACGGCGACGTGGTCGCCGTGCCCAAGAAGGACGGCAGCGAAGTGAAGCGGGTGTGGAAGGAGCTCATCTTCTCGCCGACCCCAGCCATGCGGCGCATCTTGGTCGCGGCGCTCGGCATCCATTTCTTCCAGCAGGCGACGGGCTCCGACTCGGTCGTGCTCTACAGCCCACGGGTGTTCAAGAGCGCGGGCATCACGGGCGACAACCACCTCCTCGGCATGACCTGCGCCGTCGGGGTCACCAAGACGCTCTTCATCCTGGTGGCCACGTTCCAGCTCGACCGCGCCGGCCGTCGGCCGCTGCTGCTGGCCAGCACCGCCGGCATGCTCGTCTGTCTCATCGGCCTCGGGACGGGCCTCACCGTCGTTGGCCAACACCCTGACACGAAGGTCCCTTGGGCCATCGGCTTGTGCATCCTGTGCATCTTAGCCTACGTAGCATTCTTCTCCATCGGACTCGGACCCATCACAAGCGTGTACACCTCGGAGGTCTTCCCGCTGCGGGTGCGCGCGCTGGGCTTCGCGGTCGGCGCGTCGTGCAACCGCGTGACCAGCGCCACCGTCTCCATGTCCTTCCTGTCCTTGTCCAAGGCCATCACAATCGGCGGCAGCTTCTTCCTGTACGCCGGCATCACCGTGCTCGGGCTCATTTTCTTCTACACCTTCATTCCGGAGACACGCGGGCAGCCGCTCGAAGACATAGGGAAGCTTTTTGGCATGACGGATGACACtgccgaggaagcagaaggcaccGCCACGAAAGACAAGGTGAAAGTAGTGGAGATGAGCTAG
- the LOC124676752 gene encoding uncharacterized protein LOC124676752 gives MRNTGKQIRDRAYFNSINVLSVKIVSSDKGFPLNVYGNIILRVNLDKKCIYLFYRPTRRDSELINSEDQSLILTGPSRGLVLTDYIYIEVDLKIKLGQEKDKQLSIGLLDIDGRVAPRVPTTEVQCCTLESSLSTVEVRYALVKQATEATVEFQVLKGDFKGKITAHTTRIHDRMLLHDSRACGAVTSSDGSRVIELLRRVLAVCVDEVLFISAEPEGVDTLVKKFTPSLSGSQSDVFDWGAVKLGVKVTWSVISF, from the exons ATGAGAAACACTGGCAAGCAGATACGCGACCGTGCATATTTTAATTCTATAAATGTATTATCGGTCAAGATAGTTTCCTCAGACAAAGGCTTCCCGCTTAATGTATATGGCAATATTATTCTTAGAGTCAACCTCGACAAGAAGTGCATTTATCTCTTCTACCGCCCGACCAGAAGGGATTCTGAGCTCATTAATTCAGAG GATCAATCATTGATCTTAACTGGCCCAAGTCGAGGACTTGTCTTAACGGACTATATTTATATTGAGGTCGATCTTAAGATTAAGCTTGGCCAAGAGAAGGATAAACAACTTAGCATAGGATTGCTTGACATTGATGGCCGAGTGGCTCCTCGGGTGCCCACGACTGAGGTTCAGTGCTGCACCCTTGAGAGCAGCCTCAGCACCGTGGAGGTGAGATATGCACTAGTTAAACAAGCAACGGAGGCTACTGTGGAATTTCAAGTTCTCAAGGGAGATTTCAAGGGCAAAATCACAGCTCACACCACAAGAATTCATGATAGGATGTTGCTTCATGATAGCAGAGCTTGTGGTGCGGTGACCTCTTCTGATGGTAGTCGAGTTATCGAACTGTTGCGTCGTGTCCTAGCTGTCTGTGTGGATGAGGTGCTGTTTATTTCAGCTGAACCTGAAGGTGTGGATACCCTTGTTAAGAAATTTACTCCATCCCTCAGTGGTTCCCAGAGTGATGTATTTGATTGGGGTGCCGTTAAGTTAGGTGTGAAGGTAACTTGGTCCGTAATAAGTTTCTAG